In the genome of Hyphomonas sp. Mor2, one region contains:
- a CDS encoding DnaJ C-terminal domain-containing protein, with the protein MSKDLYQILGVSRTASADEIRRAYKRKAKESHPDLHPGDAKKAETFKSVSAAYEILGDAKKRGQFDRGEIDSEGNPRGFGGHQGFGGGGQASGGFQGDPFDEIFSGMFGGGRRRPGPRRGNDIRYRVEIAFEDSVTGARRELTVADGRALNVTIPAGIETGQTLRLKSQGKPARGGGPPGDALLEIIVRPSRIWTREGNDIRMTVPVPLKTAVLGGQVQVNTPLGSIALKIPEGSNSGAVLRLRSKGVQVPGKTGHLYARLEIQIENPKDPGLREWAKGSQV; encoded by the coding sequence ATGAGCAAAGACCTGTATCAGATCCTGGGTGTTTCGCGCACAGCAAGCGCGGATGAGATCCGCCGCGCATACAAGCGCAAGGCCAAGGAATCGCATCCTGATCTGCACCCGGGCGACGCCAAGAAAGCGGAGACGTTTAAATCCGTCTCCGCGGCCTATGAAATCCTCGGTGACGCCAAGAAGCGCGGGCAGTTCGATCGCGGCGAAATCGATTCTGAAGGCAACCCTCGCGGATTCGGCGGCCATCAGGGCTTTGGTGGAGGCGGACAAGCGTCAGGCGGATTCCAGGGCGACCCATTTGACGAGATCTTTTCCGGCATGTTCGGCGGCGGTCGAAGACGACCCGGGCCACGAAGGGGCAATGATATCCGCTACCGGGTTGAAATTGCCTTCGAAGACTCTGTCACGGGCGCGCGCCGCGAACTGACCGTGGCGGATGGACGGGCGCTCAACGTCACGATTCCGGCAGGGATCGAGACGGGCCAGACGCTGCGCTTGAAAAGCCAGGGCAAACCCGCAAGAGGCGGCGGCCCCCCCGGAGACGCGCTGCTGGAGATCATCGTGCGCCCCAGCAGGATCTGGACGCGTGAGGGCAATGATATCCGCATGACCGTGCCGGTGCCGCTGAAAACGGCTGTGCTGGGTGGTCAGGTGCAAGTGAATACACCATTGGGATCGATCGCCCTGAAAATCCCTGAAGGATCCAATTCCGGGGCCGTCCTGAGATTGCGTTCAAAAGGCGTGCAAGTGCCCGGCAAAACAGGTCATCTTTACGCGCGCCTCGAGATTCAGATCGAGAATCCGAAAGATCCCGGCCTGAGAGAATGGGCAAAGGGATCGCAAGTATGA
- a CDS encoding response regulator transcription factor produces the protein MRILVVEDEADLRRQLADALTHAGYAVDLAADGEDGHFLGDTEPYDAVILDLGLPKMDGVTILERWREDGKTFPVMILTARDRWSEKVAGFDAGADDYVTKPFYTEEVLARLRALLRRASGHAVAAIEAGALRLDTRAARATVNGEPIKLTAHEYKVLSYLIHHQGRVVPRTELVEHIYDQDFDRDSNTIEVFIGRLRKKIGNDRIQTERGLGYRLVVPDDERSGVVT, from the coding sequence ATGAGAATTCTTGTTGTTGAAGACGAAGCGGACCTTCGCCGCCAATTGGCCGATGCGCTGACCCATGCCGGATATGCCGTCGATCTCGCCGCCGATGGTGAGGATGGGCACTTCCTGGGGGACACCGAGCCTTATGATGCCGTGATCCTCGACCTGGGCCTGCCCAAGATGGATGGCGTGACGATTCTTGAGCGCTGGCGCGAGGACGGCAAGACCTTTCCCGTGATGATCCTGACCGCCCGCGATCGCTGGAGCGAAAAGGTGGCTGGGTTTGATGCCGGGGCCGATGATTACGTCACCAAACCGTTTTACACCGAAGAGGTCCTGGCCCGCTTGCGAGCGCTCTTGCGGCGCGCGTCCGGACATGCCGTGGCCGCGATCGAAGCCGGAGCCCTGCGGCTGGACACACGCGCCGCGCGCGCGACTGTGAATGGCGAGCCGATCAAACTTACCGCGCATGAGTACAAGGTGCTCAGCTATCTCATCCACCATCAGGGCCGGGTTGTACCGCGGACCGAGCTGGTCGAGCACATCTACGATCAGGATTTCGATCGTGATTCGAATACGATCGAAGTGTTCATCGGGCGCTTGCGCAAGAAGATCGGCAATGACCGCATTCAGACCGAGCGTGGCCTCGGCTATCGCCTGGTGGTGCCGGATGACGAACGCTCAGGCGTTGTGACTTAG